Proteins encoded together in one Canis aureus isolate CA01 chromosome 21, VMU_Caureus_v.1.0, whole genome shotgun sequence window:
- the LOC144292475 gene encoding uncharacterized protein LOC144292475 isoform X4 encodes MCTGIYTPREFLQCFIDQSPFSLTLKLWDAYILDGERMLTAMAYRILKVHSEGREGLPTRPLCLEQVSPAPRPLLHSPSIEMLPRVDELTSQSQPPNLSGLDPFRPGHPQGRGTVAGGKFLRAHVCTSAREVQGLGF; translated from the exons ATGTGCACTGGCATTTACACCCCCAGGGAGTTCCTTCAGTGTTTCATCGACCAG AgtcccttctccctcaccctgAAGCTCTGGGACGCCTACATCCTGGACGGGGAACGCATGCTTACAGCCATGGCTTACAGAATCCTGAAGGTGCACAGTG AGGGACGTGAAGGGCTCCCCACAAGGCCCCTGTGCCTGGAGCAAGTGTCCCCGGCGCCCAGGCCTCTCCTCCATTCTCCTAGCATTGAGATGCTGCCCAGGGTGGATGAACTGACCTCCCAGTCCCAGCCACCTAACCTGAGCGGCCTGGACCCTTTCCGGCCAGGCCATCCTCAAGGCCGAGGAACTGTTGCAGGAGGGAAATTCCTTAGAGCCCATGTCTGTACATCTGCCCGGGAAGTCCAGGGGCTCGGGTTTTGA
- the LOC144292475 gene encoding uncharacterized protein LOC144292475 isoform X1 has translation MVFWDRCGVRDSDPTASNLLSVSNLHERSRHSHHGCNPEAPEMLLDERHEVLNTEARSGHRQGAVDALRARMHLLQLFKAVSEVAAVTGCRPDPRDQSPLTCPEDRRACEAGVRTSWDLLGEGHTEQTTLPAASWAASPSPRAVGLFRVQHRRGIDVHWHLHPQGVPSVFHRPESLLPHPEALGRLHPGRGTHAYSHGLQNPEGAQ, from the exons ATGGTGTTCTGGGACCGCTgtggggtcag AGATAGTGACCCAACTGCTTCGAATCTTTTATCTGTGTCAAACCTGCATGAACGCTCCCGGCATTCTCACCACGGCTGCAACCCGGAGGCACCCGAGATGCTCCTGGATGAGCGGCACGAGGTCCTTAACACAGAGGCCAGGTCAGGACACAGGCAAGGCGCTGTGGATGCGCTCAGGGCCCGAATGCACCTGCTGCAGTTGTTCAAG GCTGTGTCTGAGGTCGCTGCTGTCACCGGGTGCAGACCTGACCCCAGAGACCAGTCCCCACTGACGTGCCCTGAGGACCGCAGGGCCTGTGAGGCTGGGGTCCGCACCTCTTGGGACTTGCTGGGCGAGGGCCACACTGAGCAGACCACCCTGCCGGCCGCCTCCTGGGCTGCAAGCCCTTCTCCACGTGCTGTCGGCCTATTCCGCGTACAACACC GACGAGGAATAGATGTGCACTGGCATTTACACCCCCAGGGAGTTCCTTCAGTGTTTCATCGACCAG AgtcccttctccctcaccctgAAGCTCTGGGACGCCTACATCCTGGACGGGGAACGCATGCTTACAGCCATGGCTTACAGAATCCTGAAGGTGCACAGTG A
- the LOC144292475 gene encoding uncharacterized protein LOC144292475 isoform X2 has translation MVFWDRCGVRDSDPTASNLLSVSNLHERSRHSHHGCNPEAPEMLLDERHEVLNTEARSGHRQGAVDALRARMHLLQLFKAVSEVAAVTGCRPDPRDQSPLTCPEDRRACEAGVRTSWDLLGEGHTEQTTLPAASWAASPSPRAVGLFRVQHRSFIPGLPKLLRFQAHHEYILDRALPKQKHMDEE, from the exons ATGGTGTTCTGGGACCGCTgtggggtcag AGATAGTGACCCAACTGCTTCGAATCTTTTATCTGTGTCAAACCTGCATGAACGCTCCCGGCATTCTCACCACGGCTGCAACCCGGAGGCACCCGAGATGCTCCTGGATGAGCGGCACGAGGTCCTTAACACAGAGGCCAGGTCAGGACACAGGCAAGGCGCTGTGGATGCGCTCAGGGCCCGAATGCACCTGCTGCAGTTGTTCAAG GCTGTGTCTGAGGTCGCTGCTGTCACCGGGTGCAGACCTGACCCCAGAGACCAGTCCCCACTGACGTGCCCTGAGGACCGCAGGGCCTGTGAGGCTGGGGTCCGCACCTCTTGGGACTTGCTGGGCGAGGGCCACACTGAGCAGACCACCCTGCCGGCCGCCTCCTGGGCTGCAAGCCCTTCTCCACGTGCTGTCGGCCTATTCCGCGTACAACACC GCTCCTTCATTCCAGGGTTACCCAAACTGCTGAGGTTTCAGGCCCATCATGAGTATATTCTTGACAGAGCTCTCCCCAAGCAGAAGCACATG GACGAGGAATAG
- the LOC144292475 gene encoding uncharacterized protein LOC144292475 isoform X3, with translation MVFWDRCGVRDSDPTASNLLSVSNLHERSRHSHHGCNPEAPEMLLDERHEVLNTEARSGHRQGAVDALRARMHLLQLFKAVSEVAAVTGCRPDPRDQSPLTCPEDRRACEAGVRTSWDLLGEGHTEQTTLPAASWAASPSPRAVGLFRVQHRLPKLLRFQAHHEYILDRALPKQKHMDEE, from the exons ATGGTGTTCTGGGACCGCTgtggggtcag AGATAGTGACCCAACTGCTTCGAATCTTTTATCTGTGTCAAACCTGCATGAACGCTCCCGGCATTCTCACCACGGCTGCAACCCGGAGGCACCCGAGATGCTCCTGGATGAGCGGCACGAGGTCCTTAACACAGAGGCCAGGTCAGGACACAGGCAAGGCGCTGTGGATGCGCTCAGGGCCCGAATGCACCTGCTGCAGTTGTTCAAG GCTGTGTCTGAGGTCGCTGCTGTCACCGGGTGCAGACCTGACCCCAGAGACCAGTCCCCACTGACGTGCCCTGAGGACCGCAGGGCCTGTGAGGCTGGGGTCCGCACCTCTTGGGACTTGCTGGGCGAGGGCCACACTGAGCAGACCACCCTGCCGGCCGCCTCCTGGGCTGCAAGCCCTTCTCCACGTGCTGTCGGCCTATTCCGCGTACAACACC GGTTACCCAAACTGCTGAGGTTTCAGGCCCATCATGAGTATATTCTTGACAGAGCTCTCCCCAAGCAGAAGCACATG GACGAGGAATAG